AACCACTGACCCACCACCTGGTTGATCAGCTCAACGCGGTACGACGCCGCGCTCCCGCTCCATGCCGCCGGTGGCTTCGCCCAAGCCGTTTGGGCAATCGCCAGCTCATTATGAATCCGACACGTCGTCTGATGCTCACAAGCCGGATCCAGCGCCGTCAGATCTGCCGCCGGTGCCAACTCAAGCGCCACATTGCAGCCCGATGCCGCCGCCACAAACCGCACCCGCCCGCCCAACGTCCAGCCCTCTGTGCCCAGCACCGCAGCCGCCGACGAGGCCAGCTCCGCCCCGGAAGCCACCGCATCCACGCAGTACGAATACGTCGCCACCGGACCCGCCCCCAGCCCGCTAGCTAGCTTCGGCGCCGCCGTAATCCGCCGGGTAGACGCTGTCACCAATGCCGCCTGCCGCGCGTTCAATGCCGCCACCATGGCGTTCACCGCCGCCACACGATCAAAAGCCGGCTTAATTCCCGCCACAAACGCCGCCACCCCCGCCGGATCCACCGTCACGCCCTTGCCCGCACCAGCAAACACCACCCAACTCCCCACCTGCTCCGGCGTCGCCGCGTAGTGAACTGCCTTAACCACCACCTGCGCCCCACCGCTCACTATAGCCTGGGCAGCCGCTAGCTCGCCCGCATAATCACTCGCCGTCACGGTCGCATTCAATCGCACCAGGCTCAGGCTCACCGTCGGCGAACGGCCATACGCCGCCCGAATAGCCGCAGCCGCCGTCGTCCTATCGAGCCGCACACCCGGCTTATCGGCCAATACTATCACCCTACCCCCAATCATCATCGGCACCGCATCGCTCGGCACGCGATCCACCGCTGCCGCCAAGTGTTGCACCGCCGTATTCACTGCGCTGTCACTCAGCACGTACGTCGGCGTCACAGCTCCCGCCAGCCATGTCCGCAGCATACCAACCGCCGGCAACGGGACATCACGACCCACATCGTGAACCTGCCGCACCGTAGCCGCCACATCCACTACCGGGCCGCTCACCGCCACCGACTGCCGCCGGCCGTCGATCACCGCCACCAGACCAGGCTTAGCCACCACAGCCGGCAATCGACTACGCAGCTCATCAAACGTCCAGCCACCAACCGCTACGCCGCCCACTCGCACACCCGGATACACTCGATCCGAGTAGTAACTCGCCAGCACACTACTGGCTGCTGCCGGTAAACCCACCAACAACAAAGCCACCGCCCAGCCCACCATCCTCCAGCGCCGCCGAGCCGGCCGCGCCGCCACCGCCACCGGCGGCACAGCCAACACCGCAGCGGTCATTCCGGCCGGAGCCGCTCTCGCCTCCGCCAGTGACTCAGGCCCCAAAAACACCTGCTGCCCACCCGTAGCATCCCGCAATGCCCGCCGCAGCAGCGGATCAGTGGCCTCCTCCGGCCTGGCCGGAGGATCATCCCCCAAAACCCCGCCGAGCACCGCCTCACCGCACTGCAAACAAAACAGACCCCCGTCGACGGGCAATAATTTAGCTTGGCAAGAAGGGCATTTCATTTATTTTGGTTTTGGCTAATTGCTTACGCTCTATCGTAGCACGAAACTCACTCGAACCGAGTTAATTTCGCCCCAGTTCCTGCAGCCACGCCAGCCCACCATACAAACCAGCCTCATCGCCCAAACTCGCCCGCTCCAGCCGCGGCCACCGTTCAAACACCAACGGGAATTTCGCCAGCTCCCGGGCCACTACCTTCAGATCAATATCGCGCATCATGCTACCCCCCAGCACCACTACCGCAGGATTCCAATACAACACGGTGTTGTACAATCCCGCCGCCAAACACCGTTCAATCTCCTGCCACACCGCCGGATCCCGCACCTCGCGCGGGGGCTTACCCCATCGCTCTTCCAGCGCACCCCCACCAATCATCGCCTCCAGCGACTTCCAACCAGC
This portion of the Candidatus Saccharimonadia bacterium genome encodes:
- a CDS encoding DUF3152 domain-containing protein — its product is MKCPSCQAKLLPVDGGLFCLQCGEAVLGGVLGDDPPARPEEATDPLLRRALRDATGGQQVFLGPESLAEARAAPAGMTAAVLAVPPVAVAARPARRRWRMVGWAVALLLVGLPAAASSVLASYYSDRVYPGVRVGGVAVGGWTFDELRSRLPAVVAKPGLVAVIDGRRQSVAVSGPVVDVAATVRQVHDVGRDVPLPAVGMLRTWLAGAVTPTYVLSDSAVNTAVQHLAAAVDRVPSDAVPMMIGGRVIVLADKPGVRLDRTTAAAAIRAAYGRSPTVSLSLVRLNATVTASDYAGELAAAQAIVSGGAQVVVKAVHYAATPEQVGSWVVFAGAGKGVTVDPAGVAAFVAGIKPAFDRVAAVNAMVAALNARQAALVTASTRRITAAPKLASGLGAGPVATYSYCVDAVASGAELASSAAAVLGTEGWTLGGRVRFVAAASGCNVALELAPAADLTALDPACEHQTTCRIHNELAIAQTAWAKPPAAWSGSAASYRVELINQVVGQWLGFDHPSCGQAGSQVPVLSAPSVVVAGCSPVWYAVPAELQDSKVLPGF